In Listeria monocytogenes, the following proteins share a genomic window:
- a CDS encoding ATP-dependent RecD-like DNA helicase, with protein MAEQESLALFNDTPEELFMKGTMLSTIFYNAENLFSVVRILVKETNADWDEKDIIVTGFFPALHEQEVYTFYGKMQEHAKFGQQFKADRFRKEMPQSRAGLISYLSGELFKGIGKVTAENIVDTIGDDAITKILSDPSLLNTVPKLPSGAAESLLASLRENQGLEHVMVGLNEYGFGPQLSMKIFQAYKQNAIEVLENNPYKLIEDVKGIGFHRADELGRKLGLGGNHPERLRAGILFMLDSVCMQQGHVYMEQEVLLGEVTYLLEESEGIRIDQNILVAQVEKLAEEQKIITENTRVYMPSLYYSESGFAYHVKRMLKQTEYQEQFPQSEFLLALGELEERIGVHYGDSQRQALEQALMSPMLVLTGGPGTGKTTVIKGIVELYAELNGVSLDPHAYKDGATFPVLLAAPTGRAAKRMSESTGLPAMTIHRLLGMNGQEQMDDDAERLIDGRLLIVDEMSMVDIWLANQLFRALPAHMQVVLVGDQDQLPSVGPGQVLKDILQSEQIPTVALSDIYRQKDGSSIIEMAHYIKEGMLPADFTKNSADRSFFHCTVNQIGDVVEQVVKNAKNKGFRAKDIQVLAPMYRGPAGIDVLNKKLQEIFNPNDTGRRKEVQFGEIKYRVHDKVLQLINQPEKNVFNGDIGEIVSIIYAKENTEKQDLIVVQFDQTEVSYYRQEFNQLTHAYCCSIHKAQGSEFPIVIMPIVRSYYRMLRRDLLYTGVTRSKQFLILCGEEEAFRMGIERIDENKRNTTLSERLMSEDVLLEQMTNKRILTAENITEIDPMIGMEGITPEQFMAG; from the coding sequence ATGGCTGAACAAGAATCACTCGCTCTATTTAACGATACACCAGAAGAACTTTTCATGAAGGGCACGATGTTGTCCACCATTTTTTACAATGCCGAAAACCTCTTTTCTGTTGTACGAATATTGGTCAAAGAAACCAATGCGGATTGGGACGAAAAAGATATTATCGTAACTGGCTTTTTCCCAGCGCTTCACGAGCAAGAAGTGTACACTTTCTACGGAAAAATGCAGGAACATGCTAAATTTGGTCAACAGTTTAAAGCAGACCGATTTCGTAAGGAAATGCCACAATCACGAGCGGGTTTAATTAGTTATCTATCTGGTGAACTTTTTAAAGGCATTGGTAAAGTCACTGCTGAAAATATTGTGGATACGATTGGCGACGATGCTATCACAAAAATTTTATCCGATCCGAGCTTGCTAAATACAGTACCTAAGTTGCCATCTGGCGCGGCAGAAAGTTTGCTTGCTTCCCTTAGAGAAAATCAAGGGTTGGAGCATGTGATGGTCGGATTAAACGAATATGGCTTTGGTCCACAATTATCCATGAAAATTTTTCAGGCTTATAAACAAAATGCGATTGAAGTATTAGAAAATAACCCCTATAAATTAATTGAAGACGTAAAAGGGATTGGTTTTCATCGTGCCGACGAACTTGGGCGGAAACTAGGTCTTGGCGGGAATCATCCAGAACGGCTTCGTGCTGGGATTTTATTTATGTTAGATTCGGTTTGTATGCAACAAGGTCATGTATATATGGAGCAAGAGGTTCTGCTCGGAGAAGTAACTTATTTACTGGAAGAAAGCGAAGGCATTCGTATTGACCAAAATATTTTAGTGGCTCAAGTAGAAAAATTAGCCGAGGAACAAAAGATTATCACGGAAAATACACGTGTTTACATGCCATCGCTCTATTATTCAGAGAGCGGCTTTGCATATCACGTGAAGCGAATGCTTAAACAAACAGAATACCAAGAACAATTTCCGCAATCTGAATTTCTGCTAGCTCTAGGTGAATTAGAAGAACGGATTGGAGTTCACTACGGAGATTCTCAACGTCAGGCGTTAGAACAAGCGTTAATGTCTCCGATGCTCGTACTTACTGGTGGTCCCGGAACAGGGAAAACAACAGTTATTAAAGGGATAGTAGAGTTGTATGCGGAGCTAAATGGTGTAAGTCTTGATCCGCATGCCTATAAAGATGGAGCAACGTTTCCTGTGCTTCTTGCCGCTCCAACAGGTCGCGCTGCTAAACGAATGTCAGAATCAACTGGACTTCCGGCGATGACTATTCACCGTCTGCTTGGAATGAACGGTCAGGAACAAATGGATGATGATGCAGAGCGGCTTATTGATGGACGACTATTGATTGTAGATGAGATGTCGATGGTTGATATTTGGCTTGCTAACCAATTATTTCGTGCTTTACCAGCGCATATGCAAGTCGTACTCGTTGGTGACCAAGATCAATTGCCGTCTGTTGGACCAGGTCAAGTACTCAAAGATATTCTTCAATCAGAACAAATTCCAACCGTAGCCCTTTCAGATATTTATCGCCAAAAGGATGGCTCATCCATTATCGAAATGGCGCATTATATAAAAGAGGGAATGTTGCCAGCTGATTTCACCAAAAATAGCGCCGATCGCTCTTTTTTCCATTGTACGGTAAACCAAATTGGCGATGTAGTCGAACAAGTGGTGAAAAATGCCAAAAACAAAGGATTTCGAGCAAAAGATATCCAAGTTTTAGCGCCGATGTATCGCGGTCCAGCAGGGATTGACGTTTTAAATAAAAAACTACAAGAAATCTTCAATCCAAATGATACCGGTCGTCGGAAAGAAGTTCAATTTGGCGAAATAAAATATCGCGTGCATGATAAAGTACTTCAATTAATTAACCAACCGGAAAAGAATGTGTTTAATGGGGACATAGGTGAAATTGTGTCTATTATCTATGCGAAAGAAAATACCGAAAAACAAGATTTGATTGTCGTTCAATTTGACCAAACAGAGGTTTCTTACTATAGACAAGAATTTAATCAATTGACCCATGCTTACTGTTGTTCGATTCATAAAGCACAGGGAAGTGAATTTCCGATAGTGATTATGCCGATTGTTCGCAGTTATTACCGGATGCTACGCCGCGATTTACTTTACACAGGGGTAACGAGGAG
- a CDS encoding tetratricopeptide repeat protein, with translation MQEGNLEEAVKLFTEVIEEHPSDPVGYINFGNVLLSMDDFERAELFFKRALELDDTVPAAYYSLGNLYYELERYQEAADSFQNATKQGMENGDLFFMLGMSFVQMEELTLAMPYLLRSVELNPEDGEALFQYGIVLARSGFYEDAINMLERVLLVKPEDPDALYNIGAAYLAWQGDIVLAKNYFERAIATDASHELAENALNAIQDLENEAE, from the coding sequence ATGCAAGAAGGCAATTTAGAAGAAGCAGTTAAATTATTTACAGAAGTGATTGAAGAACACCCAAGTGATCCAGTTGGTTATATTAATTTTGGAAATGTTTTACTTTCAATGGATGATTTTGAACGTGCAGAATTATTCTTCAAAAGAGCGCTTGAGCTAGACGACACAGTTCCAGCTGCTTACTATAGTTTAGGAAATTTATATTATGAACTAGAGCGTTATCAAGAGGCAGCAGATAGCTTCCAAAATGCAACAAAACAAGGAATGGAAAACGGCGATTTATTTTTCATGTTAGGAATGAGTTTTGTTCAAATGGAAGAGCTAACACTTGCGATGCCATATTTACTTAGAAGTGTCGAGTTAAACCCAGAAGACGGCGAAGCGTTATTTCAATATGGGATTGTGCTTGCTCGCAGTGGTTTTTATGAAGATGCGATTAATATGTTAGAACGCGTTTTACTTGTTAAACCAGAGGATCCAGATGCACTTTACAATATTGGTGCTGCTTATCTGGCATGGCAAGGGGATATCGTTCTTGCTAAAAATTATTTTGAAAGAGCAATTGCTACAGATGCATCACATGAGTTGGCTGAAAATGCCTTGAACGCGATTCAAGATTTAGAAAACGAAGCAGAGTAA
- a CDS encoding alpha/beta hydrolase — protein sequence MKKIAIFGSAIVLFCLLIWGYFYFNSEPSTIAENAANSTKAVDVLEENDILVFTPRKSDADMSIILYPGAFVDALSYAPLANKLASSGYKTYIVEMPFNLAVFGKNRAADIIDEAPDEKFVIGGHSLGGVMSSRFAHDNEKEIEGAFFLASYPDKKGSLKNAPFPALSITATNDDVLNQDSYNKNKKYLPKDTTFVSIKGGNHAQFGSYGEQHGDGKATISGPEQTDQVANALIKWLNTSVKNQER from the coding sequence ATGAAAAAGATAGCGATTTTTGGGAGTGCGATTGTTTTATTTTGTCTTCTTATATGGGGATATTTTTATTTCAACTCAGAACCGTCTACGATTGCTGAAAATGCGGCAAATTCAACTAAAGCGGTGGATGTACTTGAGGAAAACGACATTCTTGTTTTTACCCCACGGAAATCTGATGCCGATATGAGTATCATTTTATATCCGGGTGCTTTTGTTGACGCTCTAAGTTATGCACCTCTTGCAAACAAACTTGCTTCGAGCGGTTACAAAACGTACATCGTTGAAATGCCCTTTAATTTAGCTGTGTTTGGTAAAAACCGAGCTGCTGACATTATTGACGAAGCTCCGGATGAAAAATTTGTTATTGGTGGACATTCGCTTGGTGGTGTAATGTCTTCTAGATTCGCACACGATAACGAAAAAGAAATCGAAGGCGCTTTTTTCTTAGCTAGTTACCCAGATAAAAAAGGCTCCTTAAAAAATGCACCTTTTCCAGCACTATCTATCACAGCTACAAATGATGATGTGTTAAACCAAGATTCATATAATAAAAATAAAAAATACTTACCTAAAGACACTACCTTCGTTTCTATTAAAGGTGGAAATCACGCGCAGTTCGGTTCATATGGAGAGCAACATGGGGACGGAAAAGCGACGATTAGTGGACCAGAACAAACAGACCAAGTAGCGAATGCGCTCATTAAGTGGCTTAATACATCTGTAAAAAATCAGGAAAGATAA
- the mnmA gene encoding tRNA 2-thiouridine(34) synthase MnmA: protein MSTNNSDIRVVVGMSGGVDSSVTAHILKEQGYDVIGIFMKNWDDTDEFGVCTATEDYDDVIRVANQIGIPYYAVNFEKEYWDKVFTYFLDEYKLGRTPNPDVMCNKEIKFKAFLEHAESLGADFVATGHYAQVKKVGDEIELLRGVDNNKDQTYFLNQLSQDQLKKVMFPLGAMEKTEVREIAKKAGLATANKKDSTGICFIGERNFKQFLSEYLPAQPGEMRTLNGEVLGKHDGLMYYTIGQRHGLGIGGDGEPWFVVGKDLKENVLFVEQGFHHETLYSDSLIATDISFTTNAAKPKTIECTAKFRYRQTDTKVTVHLREDGTAEVVFADPVRAITPGQAVVFYDGDICLGGGTIDTVWKNGAKLNYVG, encoded by the coding sequence TTGAGTACAAATAATAGTGACATTCGTGTAGTTGTCGGCATGTCAGGCGGAGTAGATTCATCAGTCACTGCTCATATTTTAAAAGAACAAGGTTATGATGTTATTGGCATCTTTATGAAAAATTGGGATGATACGGACGAATTTGGCGTTTGTACAGCAACGGAAGATTATGATGATGTGATTCGCGTAGCCAACCAAATTGGTATTCCGTATTATGCAGTCAATTTTGAAAAAGAGTATTGGGATAAAGTGTTTACGTATTTCTTAGATGAATACAAACTTGGGCGCACGCCAAATCCGGACGTGATGTGTAATAAAGAAATTAAATTCAAGGCGTTTTTAGAACATGCGGAAAGTCTTGGTGCGGACTTTGTGGCAACGGGTCACTACGCACAAGTGAAAAAAGTCGGCGATGAAATCGAATTACTTCGAGGTGTCGATAATAATAAAGATCAAACGTACTTTTTAAATCAACTTTCACAAGATCAATTGAAAAAAGTGATGTTTCCTCTTGGAGCCATGGAAAAAACAGAAGTGCGCGAAATTGCGAAAAAAGCCGGCCTTGCTACTGCAAACAAAAAAGATAGCACAGGGATTTGTTTCATCGGCGAAAGAAACTTCAAGCAATTTTTAAGTGAATATCTTCCAGCACAACCTGGCGAAATGAGAACACTGAACGGTGAAGTGTTAGGGAAACATGACGGCTTGATGTATTACACAATCGGTCAACGTCATGGTCTAGGTATTGGTGGCGACGGCGAACCTTGGTTTGTTGTTGGTAAAGACTTAAAAGAAAATGTATTGTTTGTGGAACAAGGTTTCCATCACGAAACACTATATTCAGATTCGTTAATTGCGACAGATATTTCTTTCACAACGAATGCAGCAAAACCGAAAACAATCGAATGTACTGCCAAATTCCGCTATCGTCAAACGGACACTAAAGTAACCGTACACTTGCGCGAAGATGGGACAGCAGAAGTAGTATTCGCTGATCCAGTTCGAGCGATCACACCAGGTCAAGCGGTTGTATTTTACGACGGCGACATTTGCCTTGGCGGTGGAACCATCGATACGGTTTGGAAAAATGGTGCGAAGTTAAATTATGTAGGCTAA
- a CDS encoding cysteine desulfurase family protein, producing the protein MENRIYLDHAATSPIHPEVIQTMLGAITNTYGNPSSIHYAGREARKALDEARHTIADSIHATEKEIIFTSGGTEGDNLAIIGAALAQQEKGKHIITSQIEHHAVLKTCEYLETQGFDVTYLPVDEHGIVSIESLQEALRPDTILVSIMYGNNEIGAIQPIAEIGAILSDHQAIFHTDAVQAYGLLNINVTELGVDLLTTSSHKINGPRGVGFLYVKNGTRLIYQMHGGEQERKRRAGTENLAGICGFSAASSIMMNERELKNEEYISFKKRMAEIWRSADLDFEVNGLEANTLPHVFSVRFPGVSIEQLLMNLDMDGIAVSSGSACTAGTVDPSHVLVALFGENHPAIQETVRISFGLGNHLEEVETAATKISEVVTRLMKI; encoded by the coding sequence ATGGAAAATAGAATTTACTTAGACCATGCTGCGACAAGTCCAATTCATCCAGAAGTTATCCAAACGATGCTTGGCGCAATTACAAATACGTACGGCAATCCTTCCAGTATCCATTACGCTGGACGAGAGGCAAGAAAAGCTTTGGATGAAGCTCGTCACACAATTGCAGATAGTATCCATGCTACAGAAAAAGAAATAATTTTTACAAGTGGTGGAACAGAAGGCGATAATTTGGCGATTATTGGAGCAGCGTTAGCACAACAAGAAAAAGGCAAGCATATAATTACTTCGCAGATTGAGCACCATGCGGTCTTAAAAACATGTGAATACCTTGAAACGCAAGGATTTGACGTTACCTATTTGCCAGTAGATGAGCATGGAATAGTATCTATAGAGAGCTTACAAGAGGCCTTGCGTCCAGATACAATTCTAGTTTCTATTATGTATGGTAATAATGAAATAGGCGCTATTCAGCCGATTGCGGAGATTGGTGCAATTTTAAGTGACCATCAAGCAATTTTTCATACAGATGCAGTACAAGCTTACGGGCTATTAAATATAAATGTAACGGAGCTAGGGGTAGATTTATTAACTACTTCTTCTCATAAAATAAATGGACCACGTGGCGTAGGTTTTTTATACGTCAAAAATGGCACACGGCTTATCTACCAAATGCACGGCGGAGAACAAGAACGAAAACGTCGCGCTGGAACGGAGAATTTAGCAGGAATCTGTGGTTTTAGTGCGGCGTCTTCTATCATGATGAATGAACGAGAGCTAAAAAATGAGGAATATATTTCCTTCAAAAAACGAATGGCAGAAATTTGGCGTTCGGCAGATCTTGATTTTGAAGTGAATGGTTTAGAAGCCAACACTTTGCCACATGTATTTAGTGTGCGTTTTCCAGGAGTTTCGATTGAACAATTATTAATGAATTTAGATATGGACGGAATTGCAGTTTCGAGTGGTTCGGCTTGTACGGCGGGAACAGTAGATCCATCGCATGTATTAGTAGCCCTTTTTGGTGAAAATCATCCAGCGATTCAAGAGACCGTTCGGATTAGTTTTGGATTAGGAAACCATTTAGAAGAAGTGGAAACGGCGGCTACGAAAATTAGTGAAGTAGTAACGCGTTTAATGAAAATATAA
- a CDS encoding replication-associated recombination protein A yields the protein MAIQPLAYRMRPKALDEIVGQTHLVGKDKIIYRMVKAKQLSSMILYGPPGIGKTSIASAIAGSTKYAFRTLNAVTNNKKDMEVVAAEAKMSGTVILLLDEVHRLDKAKQDFLLPLLESGAIILIGATTSNPYIAINPAIRSRTQIFELKPLTVEDIMITMDRALSDKERGLGNYDVEIDEVAKKHFATASNGDVRSALNALELAVISSEPNEDGVIHITLDVAEECLQKKSLAHDKDGDAHYDVLSAFQKSVRGSDVNAALHYMGRLIEAGDLVSISRRMLVMAYEDIGLASPQAGAHTLAAIQTAEKVGFPEARIPLANAVIELCLSPKSNSAIMAIDAALADIRQGNSGEVPDHLRDGHYSGAEKLGRAIDYKYPHNYDNAWVDQQYLPDRLKNKLYYAPKFTSKFEQTIAGVYQKINENKAKKE from the coding sequence ATGGCAATTCAACCTTTAGCTTACCGAATGCGCCCGAAAGCACTAGATGAAATCGTGGGACAAACGCATTTAGTCGGTAAAGATAAAATTATTTATCGGATGGTCAAAGCAAAACAATTATCTTCTATGATATTATATGGACCGCCTGGAATTGGAAAAACCTCCATAGCAAGTGCGATTGCTGGAAGTACAAAATATGCATTCCGTACATTAAATGCAGTTACCAATAATAAAAAAGATATGGAAGTAGTAGCAGCTGAGGCGAAAATGAGCGGCACGGTTATTCTTCTTTTAGATGAAGTACATCGGTTGGATAAAGCGAAACAAGATTTTTTACTACCATTACTTGAAAGTGGCGCGATTATCTTAATAGGTGCAACGACAAGTAATCCTTATATCGCGATTAATCCGGCGATTCGAAGTCGAACACAAATTTTCGAGTTAAAACCTCTAACTGTTGAAGATATTATGATAACAATGGACCGAGCGCTTTCAGATAAAGAACGCGGGCTTGGGAATTATGATGTAGAAATAGATGAGGTTGCGAAAAAACATTTTGCAACGGCGAGTAACGGCGATGTGCGAAGTGCGCTGAATGCCTTAGAGTTAGCTGTCATTTCTTCTGAACCAAATGAAGATGGTGTGATTCATATTACACTCGATGTGGCAGAGGAGTGTTTACAAAAGAAAAGTTTAGCTCATGACAAAGACGGAGATGCCCATTATGACGTATTAAGTGCTTTTCAGAAATCTGTTCGTGGTAGCGATGTGAATGCAGCGCTCCATTATATGGGACGTTTAATTGAAGCAGGGGATTTAGTCAGTATTAGCCGGAGAATGCTTGTTATGGCATATGAGGATATTGGTCTTGCGAGTCCACAAGCCGGAGCGCACACACTCGCAGCCATCCAAACCGCAGAAAAAGTCGGGTTTCCTGAAGCGCGAATTCCGCTCGCCAATGCTGTCATTGAGCTTTGCCTTTCGCCTAAATCCAATTCTGCTATTATGGCGATTGATGCGGCACTAGCAGATATTCGCCAAGGGAACAGTGGAGAAGTGCCAGATCATTTGCGGGATGGACATTACTCTGGTGCAGAAAAACTTGGACGAGCGATTGATTATAAATATCCACATAATTATGATAACGCTTGGGTGGATCAACAATATTTACCAGATCGTCTTAAAAACAAATTGTATTATGCGCCAAAATTCACTTCGAAATTTGAGCAGACAATCGCTGGTGTGTACCAAAAGATTAACGAAAACAAAGCAAAAAAAGAATAA
- the cymR gene encoding cysteine metabolism transcriptional regulator CymR produces the protein MKITTKGRYGLTITLELAKRIGDGPISLRSIAQDKNLSEHYLEQLIGPLRNAGIVKSIRGAHGGYVLNGDPEKITAGDIIRTLEGPIVLVESMEDEEAAQRELWTRMRNAVRDVLDQTTLADLLKHSTDAELSDGYMFYI, from the coding sequence ATGAAGATTACAACAAAAGGTCGCTACGGCCTAACAATAACACTTGAACTCGCAAAAAGAATTGGCGATGGCCCGATTTCTCTTCGTAGTATCGCCCAAGATAAAAATTTATCGGAACATTATTTAGAGCAGTTAATTGGCCCCCTTCGTAATGCAGGAATTGTTAAAAGTATCCGCGGGGCTCATGGTGGCTACGTATTGAACGGCGATCCTGAAAAAATCACTGCTGGCGACATCATTCGTACATTAGAGGGTCCGATTGTACTTGTCGAGAGTATGGAAGATGAAGAAGCTGCTCAGCGTGAATTATGGACACGAATGCGCAATGCTGTCCGTGACGTGTTAGATCAAACAACACTTGCTGACTTATTAAAACATTCTACGGATGCTGAACTATCGGATGGTTACATGTTTTATATTTAA
- a CDS encoding ammonium transporter, which produces MESVFMFFCTLLVWLMTPGIALFYGGMVRRKNVLSTAMYSFSSMAIISILWVIVGYSLAFAPGNGFIGSFDWTFLHNVGFAANDTYSDAIPHILFMMFQMTFAILTVAIISGAFAERMNFSAYLIFIILWSLLVYSPVAHWVWGDGGWLRNLGALDFAGGNVVHISSGVTGLVLAIMIGRRKEADSASPHNLPLALIGGILVWFGWYGFNVGSALTIDNVAMIAFVNTNTAAAAGIIGWGLVEWLTNKKPTMLGTISGAIAGLVSITPAAGFVTVPSSLIIGFLGGALCFWAVFWLKGKVKYDDALDAFGLHGIGGIWGGIATGLFATTKVNEAGADGLFYGNASLVVKQLIAIGSTVAYVAVATAIIVVIIKLFLPIRVNEEQEYKGLDLTLHGEKAYQE; this is translated from the coding sequence ATGGAATCAGTATTTATGTTCTTTTGTACTTTATTGGTTTGGTTAATGACACCAGGAATTGCATTATTTTACGGTGGTATGGTTCGACGCAAAAATGTGTTGAGTACGGCCATGTATAGTTTTAGTTCGATGGCAATTATTTCTATCCTTTGGGTGATTGTTGGGTATTCGTTAGCTTTTGCCCCTGGAAACGGCTTTATAGGAAGTTTTGACTGGACCTTCCTTCATAATGTTGGCTTCGCAGCAAATGATACTTACTCAGATGCTATTCCACATATTCTATTCATGATGTTTCAAATGACTTTTGCAATTTTGACTGTAGCTATCATTTCTGGGGCATTTGCAGAAAGAATGAATTTCTCCGCTTATTTGATCTTCATTATCTTATGGTCGTTACTTGTTTATTCCCCTGTTGCTCACTGGGTTTGGGGTGATGGTGGTTGGTTACGTAATCTCGGTGCACTTGATTTCGCTGGTGGGAATGTTGTTCATATTAGTTCAGGTGTAACAGGGTTAGTCCTCGCAATTATGATTGGGCGTAGAAAAGAAGCCGATTCCGCTTCACCGCATAATTTACCTTTAGCACTTATTGGCGGCATTCTAGTTTGGTTTGGTTGGTACGGATTTAATGTAGGTAGTGCCTTAACAATTGATAATGTAGCCATGATAGCCTTTGTAAACACAAACACGGCCGCTGCAGCAGGTATTATCGGTTGGGGACTCGTTGAATGGTTAACGAATAAAAAGCCCACTATGCTTGGAACCATTTCTGGAGCAATTGCTGGTTTAGTATCCATTACGCCTGCCGCTGGATTTGTCACTGTGCCAAGTTCGCTAATTATCGGTTTCCTCGGCGGAGCACTTTGCTTCTGGGCTGTATTCTGGTTAAAAGGAAAAGTAAAATACGATGATGCACTTGATGCGTTTGGCCTTCACGGCATTGGCGGCATTTGGGGCGGCATTGCAACCGGACTTTTCGCCACAACAAAAGTAAATGAAGCTGGAGCAGATGGATTATTCTATGGCAATGCTTCTCTCGTAGTAAAACAATTAATCGCCATTGGTTCGACGGTAGCATATGTAGCTGTAGCAACGGCTATAATCGTCGTAATTATCAAACTATTTTTACCAATTCGTGTAAATGAAGAACAAGAATACAAAGGACTTGATTTGACGCTGCACGGCGAAAAAGCATATCAAGAATAA
- a CDS encoding P-II family nitrogen regulator, which translates to MSGLTKIEIITRPNRFHLFQKELAKIGVSGLTVTKALGTGLEKGFIELYRGTKKESNIHERMKIEIVVSTVPVEDVLRVVKETLRTGEPGDGKVFIYPLQDVVKISTGETGIDALQDKPSK; encoded by the coding sequence ATGTCTGGATTAACAAAAATCGAAATTATTACTCGCCCAAACCGCTTTCACTTATTTCAAAAAGAACTTGCGAAAATCGGCGTAAGCGGCCTAACTGTCACAAAAGCACTCGGTACTGGCTTAGAGAAAGGATTTATCGAACTTTATCGTGGCACAAAAAAAGAAAGCAATATTCACGAGCGAATGAAAATTGAAATCGTTGTTTCCACTGTTCCTGTGGAAGATGTGCTTCGGGTTGTTAAAGAAACGCTTCGTACCGGCGAACCTGGTGATGGAAAAGTTTTTATTTACCCTCTTCAAGACGTTGTTAAGATCAGTACAGGCGAAACTGGAATCGACGCATTACAAGATAAACCATCAAAATGA